The window CTTGTTGTCTCCCATTCTTATTTACATGTTTCAAGTTGTACTTGGTGTTTGCATTATTCAcctaatttttaaaatcactAGACATCATCTTTAGTTGACATCTCAAACAACTCTAATATAAATCTGTACCATGGAACAGAATTTTGAGGCAAGCTAGCTATGGTTTTTTACAATGCTTAAATTAAATTTAGCTTGTTAAGTTTGCAGAGGAACTAGCTacttttttctatatatgtGAAGTTTTGATGTTGTGTTTTCGGCCGATTTTGTAGCTATTAAAAATGGAGTTAGGGAACAGATTGATGAGTCGTTTATTTCATTAATGAAACCTTTTGTTTTAACAAGGCGCCTGGTATCCCGACCATTattttggtaacccgaccagatTATTAATGACAGGGGGCCCGCTTTTTACTTTATCATATATACCATTATAAAGGGTTCACACTTTTTGGTATAACCAAAAAGTGTGGTTGGGATATTAAAGGTGTTTAACAACTGAGTGAGGGCTAAAGCTATATATAGTCTTTGATGAAGTGGATAAGGCTCCTAGGTATTGGATCAATCTTCAATGATTCATCAAATAATGAAATTTGGAGGTTTGATTATGTTCTAAGTTCTAACTATAAAAAGTATTCACGGTATGATGAGGTGCTAAACGATGTGGTCTAGCTAGCTAGCAACAACTAACTCTCGGTGTGGCCAACCTTGGGCTTTTGCCGCATACAAAAGTATGGCTCGGTTTCATGACTTCATCACATCCAATTTTGTTTCAATTAAAtcttttatcattatcattattattattatttggaaaATACCATCTACTAAAATTGAATTTCGAAATATCACTACACAAAAGTCTACTATCTTTGAATTTTAAACTTAAACTCATACTTTCAAATTTGGAATTTTATGGAGCATCTAACATTAAAcaaaattcaattcaattctcaattaaTTCAAATATGTAACCACTTGACACAAAATATTCCCAAAATTTCGAAATTCTGATACATACAAAAATtgtcaaattttgaaattttaaatttgcCACGGTATCTACAATGACATTTATACccctaaaataccattaatatttgattattttcccTAGAATAACACTAATACAAAAGGATATAATAGACAATAAACAATCATATATAGAGACaaaaaatgtgtatatataatctGTATATTTTTCCAAACACTAGACACACAAACACACCAACATAAATTATTAGTCATGAAAGCTTCAATAAAGTTCAGAGAAGAACAAAAACCTTTATTTCGTGCCAAAATTCCGGTGAGTGTCATCGGATTTCCGTTCCAATCCGGCGTCGTCGCCGGCGAATCGAAAGAGCTGTCATTGAATCTAGCAACATTTTTTGAATCAGGTCCGTCGGTGAAGATCGCTTACCGTCCGAATGATTCTGTTAATCCGTTTAGTCTCGTTTTCAAAACCGGAATCGGAAAATTCGGATCTCCGATTTCGAGCGCCTTGAATATGAGTGCTGAGTTTAATTTCATCACcggaagtcaaagtcaaaaccCTAGGTTTTTTGTTAAGTTCAAGCCTCATTTCGGCGATTTCTCGGTTCAAAAAACTCAGTCTTCGGTTTTTAGTAAAGAAAGCGATGAAAACGGAATAAAGTTTATCGGTTTGCCGGAGTATTTTCCGTCGACGGAGAGTAAGTTTCCGGCGACGTTGAACGGCGTGTTGTCGGAGCTTGAATTGACTGCGAGGACGTCGGTGCCTCTGCGTAAAAACGCGGCAATGAGTTTCCGGTGGGGAGTTAGGGTTCCGGCGACAGAGGATTCGGCGGCGGTGTTGGTGAAAAAGAGTGATTTATCAACGGCTGGGATTTGGTTACAGAGGTTACCGTgtttgttaataaataaaatcgGGATCGAACACGTGGCGCGTGATGATTGTAAGGAAGTGAAAAGGGTGGGTCTGGGAGATGGTGACGTGGCGAGTTTTATGAAACAGATGGAGACTATACAAGTTGAGAATATGGCGTTAAGGAAAGCTATAGAGAATTTGAAGAGTGAATTTACTGTTGTTAGAAATGGGAATAACGGTAAATATAATGGCGGAGATGAAGGTTATTTTGGTGGGAAGGGCATA is drawn from Erigeron canadensis isolate Cc75 chromosome 9, C_canadensis_v1, whole genome shotgun sequence and contains these coding sequences:
- the LOC122582636 gene encoding uncharacterized protein LOC122582636, whose translation is MKASIKFREEQKPLFRAKIPVSVIGFPFQSGVVAGESKELSLNLATFFESGPSVKIAYRPNDSVNPFSLVFKTGIGKFGSPISSALNMSAEFNFITGSQSQNPRFFVKFKPHFGDFSVQKTQSSVFSKESDENGIKFIGLPEYFPSTESKFPATLNGVLSELELTARTSVPLRKNAAMSFRWGVRVPATEDSAAVLVKKSDLSTAGIWLQRLPCLLINKIGIEHVARDDCKEVKRVGLGDGDVASFMKQMETIQVENMALRKAIENLKSEFTVVRNGNNGKYNGGDEGYFGGKGIEGKFVEAEE